From the genome of Podospora pseudoanserina strain CBS 124.78 chromosome 7 map unlocalized CBS124.78p_7.2, whole genome shotgun sequence, one region includes:
- a CDS encoding uncharacterized protein (EggNog:ENOG503NWE9), whose protein sequence is MLFLNFAVRPGGGEVRNGGNYDAVPYRYFGRPKTSRNPLDNSIHQGEIQFQKTVTERPAIFAAPPSEKTPRAVSERTERILLPRRLCWLDTKPQVVVQDDEEYQAYQSTDVKQWMKQNAKHCPEYLFVAWRVSQLETENLQDKEALHELARRATKEAGLSCYWISENCFTAPEEELSLDVWRMSDIVRGSSGMAIALGRLPDEDTSADMNSDKDPCYALLTSWSQPIWTFPELLLSKGSTITCYYFSDHEEEPSAKASDPFRDSSASPYGTIRKQIIPKNQLAARCLETSRDRYQVRRLIDHYSGNLKLSDLELTTVALECFSSRQAGTQYLPGDYSCALMGLLGRRPSVHRSDSAFLAFARLSLENYNNRLFERMLCLLHHEEQVWYDTTDVYGARLWDIEPSVQVAGIGVYNEQEAKMDAVNEREYDQEFFHRDDDGVTSEKVLPPSPLSHSKRQYPPSVASQPRTHLASRSQVSFQSQAPLSPPTSISHPAYNSPLQESWSPTVTEMTEFPSPSTQQQKPKYSYAQLNPETDTTILDGCLAATVHWSEFCTPLTTSYPALFRRILKWLLRVNIIPLIVGTILALIPTPPVSGFGAFILAYSLTILVASPFIIRILYGGKFWGVQPFFFGFEGYMPIGEIERKIWGADMGRLKWSWYASSPLAVHKIEEEGRYIVSEDPTAVEETRRMVEEAKNAGPGDLRVFTLVDTYSMTATLFQARRPPQALPICGSEGGMQRALGCSFEWTTQTFYKETVLRLETRVLDKMDRIRRVRLGIKRGHMEATHRASL, encoded by the exons ATGCTGTTCTTG AACTTTGCTGTGAGacctggaggaggagaggtaaGGAATGGCGGGAACTATGATGCTGTGCCGTACCGATACTTTGGACGCCCGAAAACTAGCCGCAACCCCCTGGATAACAGTATCCATCAGGGAGAGATCCAGTTCCAAAAGACCGTCACAGAAAGACCTGCCATTTTTGCCGCCCCCCCTTCTGAGAAGACTCCCCGTGCGGTATCGGAGAGAACTGAGCGCATCTTGCTACCTCGGCGTCTGTGTTGGTTGGATACGAAGCCGCAGGTTGTTGTCCAGGACGATGAAGAGTACCAGGCGTATCAGTCCACCGACGTCAAGCAG TGGATGAAACAGAACGCAAAGCATTGTCCCGAGTATCTCTTCGTTGCCTGGAGAGTCTCTCAGCTCGAAACAGAGAATCTCCAAGACAAAGAAGCCCTCCATGAGCTGGCCCGGCGTGCAACTAAGGAGGCTGGTTTGAGCTGCTATTGGATCAGTGAGAACTGCTTCACAGCgcctgaggaggagttgtCTCTGGACGTCTGGAGAATGAGCGACATTGTGCGAGGTTCGAGCGGTATGGCGATAGCTCTCGGCAGACTGCCTGATGAGGATACTTCGGCCGACATGAACAGCGACAAGGACCCCTGCTACGCCCTCTTGACTTCTTGGTCTCAGCCCATTTGGACCTTTCCAGAACTTCTCCTCAGCAAAGGGTCCACGATAACATGCTACTACTTCTCCGATCATGAGGAAGAGCCGTCAGCCAAGGCCTCTGACCCGTTCCGGGATTCTTCAGCATCGCCATATGGCACAATTCGGAAGCAAATCATTCCGAAAAACCAGTTAGCTGCCCGGTGTCTCGAGACGTCGAGAGATCGCTACCAGGTTCGTCGCTTGATCGACCACTACTCCGGCAACCTCAAACTGAGCGATCTCGAGCTCACCACAGTTGCTTTGGAATGCTTCAGTTCCCGTCAAGCCGGGACTCAGTACCTCCCTGGCGACTACTCCTGTGCACTCATGGGATTGTTGGGCAGACGGCCATCAGTTCACCGAAGTGACTCTGCCTTCCTCGCATTCGCTCGCTTGTCTCTCGAGAATTACAACAACCGACTGTTTGAGAGGATGCTTTGCTTGTTGCACCATGAAGAGCAGGTGTGGTACGACACAACCGACGTGTATGGTGCCCGACTTTGGGACATTGAGCCCAGCGTCCAGGTGGCTGGCATCGGAGTTTACAACGAACAGGAAGCCAAGATGGACGCGGTGAATGAGCGCGAATATGACCAGGAATTCTTCCACCGAGATGATGACGGGGTTACTTCCGAGAAGGTCCTCCCACCCAGTCCCCTATCCCACTCCAAGCGGCAATACCCCCCTTCAGTTGCAAGCCAGCCACGAACCCATCTTGCCTCCCGCTCTCAGGTCTCGTTCCAAAGCCAAGCTCCCCTCAGCCCACCCACGTCGATCTCGCATCCAGCTTacaactcccccctccaagagTCTTGGTCCCCCACCGTCACAGAAATGACCGAATTCCCGAGTCCTTccacccagcagcaaaagccaaAATACTCCTATGCCCAGCTTAATCCTGAGACCGATACCACCATCCTTGACGGCTGCCTCGCCGCCACAGTTCACTGGTCCGAATTCTGCACTCCCCTCACAACCTCATACCCCGCCCTCTTCCGCCGCATCCTCAAGTGGCTCCTGCGCGTCAATATCATCCCTTTGATCGTCGGCACTATCCTTGCCCTGATCCCCACGCCTCCAGTCAGCGGATTTGGCGCATTTATCCTCGCCTATTCCCTCACCATCCTGGTGgcctcccccttcatcatcCGCATCCTGTATGGCGGCAAGTTCTGGGGCGTccagcccttcttcttcgggtTCGAGGGGTACATGCCCATCGGCGAGATTGAGCGCAAGATATGGGGTGCCGACATGGGCAGGCTGAAGTGGAGCTGGTATGCGAGCTCGCCGCTGGCGGTGCACAAGATCGAAGAGGAAGGCAGATACATTGTGAGTGAGGATCCCACTGCtgtggaggagacgaggaggatggtggaggaggcgaagaacGCTGGGCCGGGGGATTTGAGG GTATTCACGCTGGTTGATACGTACAGCATGACGGCAACGTTGTTCCAGGCTCGAAGGCCGCCCCAAGCCCTGCCCATTTGCGGAAGTGAGGGTGGCATGCAGAGGGCGCTGGGATGCTCATTCGAATGGACCACGCAGACCTTCTACAAGGAAACCGTGTTGCGGTTGGagacgagggtgttggataAGATGGACCGGAtcaggagggtgaggttggggattAAACGGGGCCATATGGAGGCTACACACCGTGCTAGTTTGTGA
- a CDS encoding uncharacterized protein (EggNog:ENOG503P3BZ), whose product MSLFLNRRLYLERFQQDRPAQGDEYGCTLLQWPGATTGTLCRDHLTRATEIAAFPASELTIVLAPIDDPSPDSLAGFEALVERYDIPGAFLEERTQGVLNSFGYIPEGPGSYCVWTHFLLKDIERNETSGATEISTKPQRKPLNTCLVNYFRRMFLSSKAPTTASAQQFEMHQPRMSYIETNKDDADDFLPSWTSRSLFLRATNHGGNNARITLLCFEPSPFLEEELVNLPQRIDWSQIMANPFILLEMIMYDLYMQLDINLWELRDIFQVEQKHFGYLTANPTLPLADIDFSALHLLADYIIMLREGCHGLLSTVDAIVDHYQKYSMVEDAILRDKTYEAFKYCRRLVASTSERAGTFEKRINNLATLFFNHISQQDNAMLMRDSSSVKAFAVVTLVFLPVTTVATVCGSEFFYTRSEGGIRMDPTAWIMFGLSAVLSLVLLWMWNFYTQSLEEKFA is encoded by the exons ATGTCACTATTCTTGAACAGAAGATTGTATCTTGAGCGCTTTCAACAAGATCGTCCCGCGCAAGGCGACGAATATGGTTGCACGCTCCTTCAGTGGCCCGGTG CAACGACAGGTACACTTTGCCGGGATCACCTCACCCGAGCGACCGAGATTGCAGCTTTCCCTGCAAGCGAACTTACTATTGT CCTTGCTCCCATAGACGATCCGTCCCCTGACAGTCTTGCGGGCTTTGAGGCTTTGGTTGAGCGATATGATATCCCAGGTGCCTTTCTTGAAGAAAGAACGCAAGGAGTCTTGAACTCATTTGGTTATATTCCAGAAGGCCCCGGGTCATACT GTGTTTGGACACACTTTCTCCTCAAGGACATTGAACGAAATGAGACGTCGGGCGCCACTGAAATCTCTACAAAGCCTCAACGAAAGCCCCTGAATACCTGCCTTGTGAACTATTTTCGACGCATGTTTCTCTCTTCAAAAGCACCAACCACGGCCTCAGCTCAGCAATTCGAAATGCACCAACCGCGAATGTCCTACATTGAGACAAACAAAGACGATGCTGATGACTTTCTGCCAAGCTGGACGTCGAGGTCCCTTTTTCTTCGTGCAACCAACCACGGCGGTAACAATGCAAGAATCACGCTCCTCTGCTTTGAGCCCTCGCCTTTCTTAGAAGAGGAGCTCGTCAATTTGCCCCAACGCATCGATTGGAGTCAGATCATGGCGAATCCGTTCATTCTTCTCGAGATGATCATGTATGACTTGTACATGCAGCTCGATATCAATCTCTGGGAACTACGCGACATCTTTCAGGTTGAGCAAAAGCACTTCGGTTACCTCACCGCCAATCCAACACTCCCACTGGCAGACATTGACTTTTCGGCTCTCCATCTTCTGGCAGACTACATCATCATGCTTCGAGAGGGATGCCATGGTTTACTGAGCACCGTTGACGCAATTGTTGATCACTATCAAAAGTACAGCATGGTTGAGGATGCAATCCTGCGAGACAAAACATACGAGGCATTCAAATATTGCCGTCGTCTTGTCGCTTCGACGTCCGAACGTGCCGGCACATTCGAGAAACGGATCAACAACCTGGCAACTCTCTTTTTCAACCATATCTCCCAACAAGACAATGCAATGCTGATGAGGGACAGCTCAAGCGTCAAGGCCTTCGCTGTCGTCACCCTGGTTTTCCTCCCTGTAACGACAGTTGCGACTGTATGCGGCTCCGAGTTTTTCTACACGAGGTCAGAAGGGGGGATCAGAATGGATCCCACAGCATGGATCATGTTTGGGCTTTCTGCTGTGCTGagtttggtgttgctgtggaTGTGGAATTTCTACACGCAAAGTTTGGAAGAAAAGTTCGcgtga
- a CDS encoding uncharacterized protein (COG:S; EggNog:ENOG503PEYT) has protein sequence MTTNIVPYEIAELIRRKKALYCRSADTKQWRRFSEFALPEATFTFVDALTPDIPMTEGGQCMSFSHRDAFLNYFEERNKDLQYIHSVGPGELYFVDGKDGKEVKAIWGVIFHVGDGEETRGFHGTGAGYYHEVWVKVGDDWFIRSLRFERVYWKLVSLGTGAQ, from the coding sequence ATGACCACTAACATCGTCCCCTACGAGATTGCCGAGCTTATTCGTCGTAAAAAGGCTCTCTACTGTCGATCCGCAGATACCAAACAATGGCGTCGATTCTCCGAGTTTGCTCTCCCTGAAGCCACATTCACATTTGTTGATGCCCTCACCCCCGATATTCCAATGACCGAGGGGGGCCAGTGCATGTCATTTTCCCATCGCGACGCGTTTCTTAATTACTTTGAGGAACGAAACAAGGACTTGCAGTACATTCACTCTGTGGGACCGGGGGAGCTCTACTTTGTGGACGGGAAAgatgggaaggaggtgaaggcAATCTGGGGCGTTATCTTtcatgttggcgatggtgaggAAACGAGGGGGTTTCATGGGACTGGCGCAGGATACTATCACGAAGTCTGGGTCAAGGTCGGTGATGACTGGTTTATAAGGAGCTTGAGGTTTGAGAGAGTTTACTGGAAGCTTGTAAGTCTCGGTACAGGAGCGCAGTAG
- a CDS encoding uncharacterized protein (EggNog:ENOG503P2IF; COG:S) translates to MSQPWKSESVALREISRFNEGVQCRTRGAIWANAEKGEFWIWGGYLPKIADGMNDTFIWKFTADGWGGGSWAKETPLNFEKLPSLQQTKDSAVMVAHDKGYVLGGVGSWLPSDEDAGPGMVTYDFRSKVVDNGTGPAIGILGKTATLTGANLLFMPGYNMPNGLGLVLGGHALVTFDGTAKVEELHPLDLHNLTFFDPVTNEQYWQLTTGDIPPSPRSRACVAGPFRTPGGNYDLFLFGGENKPTDTRYDDAYVLSLPGFVWTKVPSPAPGGSRAYHSCLAVGRNQVLSVGGTRGGGFDNDWRSPDPVPQGLLLFNMTSLRWQLEYFVEGDLVSGYERASTIRNWYQNGSLDRVQWSSEKVQRMFGGSGAVKSTVPDVSDSDASPSNTTINVATATVTSEPNPSTIPLATVVGGICGAFALAFVVSVLGWFIYRSRQKRAPVKETDKWPRSQDKCIETGPDGYYVYGIPGELQGTTVRDSSMNWPAQELDSGHQYPELSDGRS, encoded by the exons ATGTCCCAACCGTGGAAGAGCGAGTCCGTGGCCTTGCGAGAGATTTCCAGGTTCAACGAAGGCGTACAATGTAGAACAAGGGGCGCCATTTGGGCGAACGCTGAGAAAGGCGAGTTTTGGATTTGGGGTGGCTACCTGCCAAAAATTGCTGATGGCATGAATGACACGTTTATCTGGAAATTTACCGCCGACGGTTGGGGCGGTGGCTCTTGGGCTAAGGAAACCCCTTTAAACTTCGAAAAGCTTCCCAGTTTGCAGCAAACTAAAGATAGTGCGGTTATGGTAGCTCACGACAAGGGCTATGTTCTGGGGGGTGTAGGAAGCTGGCTACCGTCGGACGAAGATGCAGGCCCCGGAATGGTAACCTACGATTTTAGATCCAAGGTGGTGGACAACGGGACAGGCCCTGCCATTGGCATCTTGGGTAAAACAGCCACATTGACAGGAGCAAACCTCCTGTTTATGCCAGGATATAACATGCCGAACGGGCTTGGTTTGGTCCTTGGGGGGCATGCACTTGTTACTTTCGATGGAACAGCAAAGGTTGAGGAGTTGCATCCACTGGACTTGCACAATCTGACATTCTTTGATCCGGTAACCAACGAACAGTACTGGCAGCTGACAACAGGAGACatacctccctctccccgctCACGCGCTTGTGTCGCTGGACCCTTCCGCACACCTGGAGGAAATTACGATTT ATTTCTTTTCGGTGGAGAAAACAAACCGACAGACACTCGGTATGATGATGCCTACGTCTTGAGCCTTCCTGGCTTCGTTTGGACCAAAGTGCCATCCCCAGCGCCGGGGGGGTCGCGTGCTTACCACTCTTGCTTGGCTGTTGGAAGAAACCAAGTGCTGAGTGTCGGTGGGACGCGTGGTGGAGGCTTTGATAATGACTGGAGGTCTCCCGACCCTGTGCCCCAAGGCTTGCTTTTGTTCAACATGACCTCTCTGAGATGGCAACTTGAGTACTTCGTCGAAGGCGACCTTGTTTCGGGATATGAGCGAGCAAGCACTATTAGGAATTGGTACCAAAACGG TTCACTGGATCGTGTCCAATGGTCTTCAGAGAAGGTGCAAAGAATGTTTGGGGGCTCAGGGGCGGTGAAAAGCACTGTGCCAGATGTATCAGATTCGGATGCATCGCCTTCCAACACTACCATCAATGTTGCAACAGCCACTGTAACATCTGAACCTAATCCGTCAACGATACCATTAGCAACAGTAGTGGGTGGCATATGCGGAGCCTTTGCTCTAGCTTTTGTTGTTTCTGTCTTGGGCTGGTTCATTTACCGTTCGAGACAGAAACGAGCACCGGTGAAAGAGACAGATAAATGGCCAAGGAGTCAGGATAAGTGCATTGAGACAGGGCCAGATGGATATTATGTCTACGGGATTCCAGGCGAGTTACAGGGTACCACTGTACGGGACAGTTCAATGAACTGGCCAGCGCAAGAGCTTGACTCGGGCCATCAGTACCCCGAGCTGTCTGATGGCCGGTCATAG
- a CDS encoding uncharacterized protein (EggNog:ENOG503PEN9) codes for MKFFSLVFWAGSFSNAIVFAAGNNSTRSSFIPECILTSHITTKVAGRSPKNGTLETDNRYGKLWKGKYTKDGFLSNLTSGVAPTILCSSIADFASSCSCVSITRVTTTSTIRSSTATLMITRTVSSKILGSSLNNSSRLPVTSKTLAALKLSSSLATSSSQETARPQTRLTGASPNTERTSPTGRFLNTTVSSTSPSKSPVVYVMNTTTLITVTTAEKGSISAGGSLSHISQTGRYLNTTTASAKPSQGFHLPFWRLNITALGFFSRTNTTSLQAHKVALLTGTATGTGLSHLSNTTSSRPLWLNTTKATSTAALTTGTRLFTANTTFTFANTTVRWANTTTTSSIPTPTAIFPTSCGESSAPFSLQISYPSTPFDNWFVYLSARALLFGSRSSQASRFSIEAGGYLCVVGLVDETEEQRPYVAAIGVKEGQRGEIWMVSKEMLDVWGDDYVALGCTQDGGLSCGAMRNGTDVGEVREWAGCGMQLGLGSGNGTVAECGSVGVRVLEGGDVDGEVNDNDEIGEMRFEKRVVDPWAFTGMS; via the exons ATGAAATTCTTCTCCTTAGTCTTTTGGGCTGGGTCTTTCTCGAATGCCATCGTCTTTGCAGCGGGAAACAACTCGACTCGGTCGAGCTTTATACCTGAATGCATTTTGACCtcccacatcaccaccaaagtcGCAGGACG TTCACCCAAGAATGGCACACTGGAGACGGATAACAGATATGGAAAACTGTGGAAGGGCAAATACACGAAGGATGGGTTTCTCTCGAACCTGACCTCGGGTGTAGCTCCGACAATCCTCTGTTCGTCGATCGCAGACTTTGCCTCGTCATGTTCCTGTGTGAGCATCACGCGTGTGACAACCACTTCAACCATCCGATCGTCGACTGCCACCTTAATGATAACTCGAACGGTAAGCTCGAAAATATTGGGCAGCTCTTTAAACAATAGTAGCCGACTGCCAGTTACTTCAAAGACTCTCGCAGCACTCAAgttgtcatcatcactaGCAACAAGCTCGTCCCAAGAAACAGCCCGACCACAGACTCGATTAACCGGAGCAAGTCCAAACACGGAGAGAACTTCACCGACAGGCCGCTTTTTGAACACCACCGTCTCATCAACAAGTCCAAGCAAGAGTCCAGTGGTGTATGTGATGAACACCACGACTCTGATCACAGTAACCACCGCAGAAAAAGGCAGCATCTCAGCAGGTGGCTCTCTTTCACACATCAGCCAGACGGGCCGctacctcaacaccaccactgcaTCCGCGAAGCCCTCGCAGGGCTTTCACCTCCCATTCTGGCGACTCAACATCACGGCCCTCGGCTTCTTTTCCcgcaccaacaccacctccctccaagCCCACAAGGTAGCTCTTCTCACTGGGACTGCCACTGGAACAGGCCTCTCCCACCTGTcaaacaccacctcttcTCGTCCCTTGtggctcaacaccaccaaagccaccTCCACAGCAGCACTGACCACCGGGACTCGACTCTTCACAGCCAACACGACCTTTACATttgccaacaccaccgttCGCTGGGccaacacaaccacaacGTCATCGATTCCGACCCCGACTGCAATCTTTCCGACCTCGTGTGGTGAATCCTCGGCGCCTTTTTCCTTGCAGATATCCTACCCTTCAACCCCATTCGACAACTGGTTCGTCTACCTGTCCGCCCGCGCTCTTTTGTTTGGTTCACGCAGCTCTCAAGCGAGCCGGTTTAGCATTGAAGCGGGTGGTTACCTTTGCGTTGTCGGGCTGGTGGATGAGACGGAGGAGCAAAGACCTTATGTGGCGGCTATTGGGGTAAAAGAAGGGCAAAGAGGCGAGATATGGATGGTGAGCAAAGAGATGTTGGATGTTTGGGGCGATGATTATGTTGCCTTGGGGTGTACACAAGATGGGGGACTGAGCTGTGGGGCGATGAGGAACGGGACTGAtgtgggtgaggtgagggaaTGGGCTGGTTGCGGGATgcagctggggttggggagtggAAATGGAACTGTCGCTGAGTGTGGGAGTGTTGGGGTGCGCGttcttgagggaggagatgttgacGGTGAAGTCAATGATAATGATGAGATCGGGGAGATGAGATTTGAAAAGAGGGTAGTTGATCCTTGGGCTTTTACAGGCATGAGTTAA
- a CDS encoding uncharacterized protein (EggNog:ENOG503NZ1K; COG:S) has translation MAESQELSMDLPVIDLDVFLHNPRDSVEVQAECVKAANALITYGALVLHDSRVSEDDNTIFLDLLEDYFAQPEEDLKKDERPELSYQIGVTLENTEKPKCAVDEPCLNVIERLAPSERPLDIKGHEPDPKCRFFWRMVEAPPYETQFPGLNADNITPDAPHIKERWGPVMNQWGTSMKNAVEGLTQMAAVGLGLPAETFKDAGRYGPHLLAPTASDLQKYGKVNTILAGFHTDLNFLTIHGRSRYPGLHIWARNTGKKIPVKIPQGNYLLVQAGKQLEHITGGLIKAGFHEVVVNESTVKVINDRKEKFPNRPLVRISSTFFWHLSSDYDLVPIPELKQKAKEVRAAQFNLGKDEGEEVEYPALKVGEQVSNELRHIALMAK, from the exons ATGGCCGAATCTCAGGAGCTGTCCATGGACCTCCCCGTTATTGACCTCGACGTCTTCCTTCACAACCCCCGTGACTCTGTTGAAGTGCAGGCAGAATGCGTCAAAGCCGCCAACGCTCTCATCACCTACGGCGCACTGGTGCTCCACGATTCGCGCGTGTCTGAGGATGACAACACCAttttccttgacctcctgGAAGATTACTTCGCCcaaccagaagaagatctCAAGAAGGATGAGCGCCCAGAGCTCAGCTACCAGATTGGTGTCACGCTCGAGAACACCGAAAAGCCCAAGTGCGCCGTCGATGAGCCATGCCTGAACGTGATCGAGAGACTCGCCCCTTCAGAGCGCCCCTTGGATATCAAGGGCCACGAACCCGACCCGAAGTGCAGATTCTTCTGGAGAATGGTCGAGGCCCCTCCATATGAGACTCAGTTCCCAGGCTTGAACGCCGACAACATCACTCCTGATGCGCCCCATATCAAGGAGAGATGGGGACCAGTCATGAACCAGTGGGGAACATCCATGAAGAATGC CGTGGAAGGCCTCACCCAGATGGCCGccgttggccttggcctcccAGCCGAGACCTTCAAAGATGCTGGCCGCTACGGCCCTCATCTCCTGGCCCCTACTGCCTCTGATCTCCAAAAGTATGGCAAGGTCAACACGATCCTCGCCGGCTTCCACACCGATCTTAACTTTCTCACCATCCACGGTCGCTCCCGCTATCCCGGCCTCCACATCTGGGCTCGCAACACAGGAAAAAAGATCCCAGTCAAGATCCCGCAGGGCAACTACTTGCTGGTCCAAGCCGGTAAGCAGCTCGAGCACATCACCGGTGGCCTTATCAAGGCTGGCTTCCACGAGGTCGTGGTCAACGAGAGCACCGTCAAGGTAATCAACGATCGCAAGGAGAAATTCCCCAACAGGCCACTCGTGAGAATCAGCAGCACCTTCTTCTGGCACTTGTCCAGCGATTACGACTTGGTGCCCATCCCCGAGCTGAagcaaaaggccaaggaggtcCGAGCTGCCCAGTTCAACTTGGGCAAggatgagggcgaggaggtcgagtaCCCTGCTCTCAAGGTCGGAGAGCAGGTGTCCAATGAGCTGAGGCACATTGCGCTCATGGCGAAATAA